One genomic window of Pigmentiphaga litoralis includes the following:
- the fhuF gene encoding siderophore-iron reductase FhuF: MIPMLAPLFTGDWAEEGEALACADAWPADAIPVSRLIDDAALLQDVLAQHARYRRVTGTDLRAAASAWSLSYLWTLLPAVVAAASILQHRFPLHADDMAVSFDKDGAATRFHIRHLGDALPGTSTQERYEPLLADHLDPLFAALRAQTRVARKILWGNAARYLESVLEHGLQRTGGAAHIAADHHALLQCAVNEDGSTNPLHGVRRRSSAVQGGVVTPVRLHRQCCLYYLLPGEGYCGLCPLAPEHRRGAAPGS, encoded by the coding sequence ATGATCCCGATGCTCGCCCCCCTGTTTACCGGGGACTGGGCAGAAGAAGGCGAAGCGCTGGCCTGTGCGGACGCCTGGCCCGCCGATGCGATACCCGTATCCCGGCTGATCGACGATGCTGCGCTGCTACAGGACGTGCTTGCGCAGCACGCACGCTATCGCCGGGTCACGGGCACCGACCTGCGCGCCGCGGCGTCGGCATGGAGCCTCAGCTATCTGTGGACGCTGCTTCCGGCCGTTGTCGCCGCAGCCAGCATCCTGCAGCACCGATTCCCCTTGCACGCCGACGACATGGCGGTCAGCTTCGATAAGGACGGCGCCGCCACACGCTTCCATATCCGGCACCTGGGCGATGCGCTTCCGGGAACGTCGACACAGGAACGGTACGAACCCCTGCTTGCCGACCACCTGGACCCGCTGTTCGCGGCACTGCGCGCACAGACACGGGTGGCCCGCAAGATTCTGTGGGGCAACGCCGCAAGATATCTGGAAAGCGTGCTCGAGCACGGCCTGCAACGGACGGGCGGCGCGGCGCACATTGCAGCGGATCATCACGCACTGCTGCAATGTGCGGTCAACGAAGATGGATCGACGAATCCCCTGCATGGCGTCCGGCGCCGGTCGTCAGCCGTGCAAGGCGGCGTGGTGACGCCTGTGCGGCTGCACCGCCAATGCTGCCTGTACTACCTGCTGCCGGGTGAAGGCTACTGCGGCCTGTGCCCACTCGCGCCTGAACATCGGCGCGGTGCGGCTCCGGGTAGCTGA
- a CDS encoding PepSY-associated TM helix domain-containing protein, with the protein MPVRPIPVGRRWPVDRQMFVVAHRWVGLVLAGFLLLAGVTGALLVWNDALDEAISPALFRVTPPSAEAVPMDPVDLVERVQARYPQAQVRYAPLRVEAGRTLVVYLAANTEAAQQNAVDLPNDQIFVDPYRGVVVGERKWGDIGQGWKNLMPFIYRLHFSLALDTIGSYVFGVIALLWTLDCFVGAYLTFPAALKKKRADSKPWRRRWWPSWKVRWDGGAYKVTFDLHRAGGLWVWAMLFVLAWSSVAFDLSEVYDPVMKTVLAHQPEGVTPQGASAAQAAPLMNWRHAHEMGRRLMAEQASLQVPPVVVINEEALGYDASARTYRYVVRSDRDIRDHRGATSLTFDAGGLAHLWLPTGAAAGDTVRTWLTSLHMAAVWGLPFDVFVTVMGLLVAMLSVTGVVIWWKKWRGRRAQAARLVGVAPLAAAKATRAATRGQVA; encoded by the coding sequence ATGCCCGTCCGGCCGATTCCGGTCGGCAGGCGATGGCCGGTCGACCGTCAGATGTTTGTCGTGGCGCATCGTTGGGTTGGCCTGGTGCTGGCTGGCTTTTTGTTGCTGGCGGGGGTGACGGGGGCGCTGCTGGTGTGGAACGACGCGTTGGACGAGGCGATATCGCCGGCCTTGTTCCGCGTCACGCCGCCTTCCGCTGAAGCGGTGCCAATGGATCCCGTTGATCTGGTCGAACGGGTGCAGGCGCGTTATCCGCAGGCGCAGGTTCGCTACGCGCCGTTGCGGGTGGAAGCGGGGCGGACGCTGGTGGTGTATCTGGCGGCGAACACCGAGGCCGCCCAGCAGAACGCTGTGGACTTGCCGAACGACCAGATCTTTGTCGATCCCTATCGCGGTGTCGTGGTCGGGGAACGCAAGTGGGGAGACATCGGGCAAGGGTGGAAGAATCTGATGCCCTTCATTTACCGGCTGCATTTTTCATTGGCGCTGGACACGATCGGCAGCTATGTCTTTGGCGTGATTGCCTTGCTGTGGACGTTGGACTGTTTTGTGGGCGCGTACCTGACGTTTCCCGCGGCGCTGAAGAAAAAACGGGCGGACAGCAAGCCGTGGCGGCGGCGGTGGTGGCCGTCGTGGAAGGTGCGGTGGGATGGCGGCGCCTACAAGGTGACTTTCGATCTGCATCGCGCGGGCGGCTTGTGGGTGTGGGCCATGCTGTTCGTGCTGGCGTGGAGCAGCGTCGCGTTCGATCTGTCGGAGGTGTATGACCCGGTCATGAAGACCGTGCTGGCGCATCAGCCGGAGGGTGTCACGCCGCAGGGCGCTTCGGCAGCTCAGGCCGCGCCGTTAATGAACTGGCGGCACGCGCACGAAATGGGGCGTCGCTTGATGGCCGAGCAGGCGTCATTGCAGGTGCCGCCGGTGGTCGTGATCAATGAAGAAGCCCTGGGTTACGACGCGTCTGCGAGGACGTACCGGTATGTGGTGCGCAGCGATCGGGATATCCGGGATCACCGGGGCGCCACCAGCCTGACGTTCGATGCTGGCGGGCTTGCACATCTGTGGCTACCCACCGGCGCGGCGGCGGGCGATACGGTGCGCACCTGGCTGACCAGCCTGCACATGGCGGCGGTCTGGGGATTGCCGTTCGATGTGTTCGTGACAGTGATGGGCCTGTTGGTGGCGATGCTGAGCGTGACGGGTGTCGTGATCTGGTGGAAGAAGTGGCGGGGGCGGCGAGCGCAGGCAGCGCGGCTGGTTGGTGTGGCGCCGTTGGCGGCTGCCAAGGCGACCCGTGCGGCCACCCGCGGTCAGGTGGCCTGA
- a CDS encoding ATP-binding cassette domain-containing protein has translation MLTYLIQQSRNLMIGAAVASVLSGICSVLLLTQITAALTAASPAERAVLAWRFAGFAVVAMVSQMVASVLFERLNQRAHADMRRFISGRVIDAEYRRLEEIGGPRVQSALSEHSTQVAEFFVSFPTILVNAIIVTGCLVYMALLSWYVFLAAVVVIGLGSVGYHLAHLRAIRHLDVASKEQDKLFDHFRSLMDGAKELRLHAGKRRRFADTVLGGSIETVRRERAFGMSVFLVSTAWGNFLIYAFIGLVLFVLVGDVPERGRVMTGFALVFVYMVAPLENLLMALPRANMARVSGARIDEITQQLDRTTLDDASRDLASSTGPRRGTPSLASTGLPYPAPADLPHPASTELPFAGLALRDVCHTYYHEGLDDLFKLGPIALTFAPGEITYLVGGNGSGKTSLAKLLVGLYQPESGEILCNGDLVTDANRDRYRQNFSAIFSDFHLFDQLLEGASADRDAQGNALLTKLNLHHKVQVINGAFTTRALSQGQRKRLALVVAYLEDRPFLVFDEWAADQDPVFKDVFYRELLPELRARGKAVLVISHDDRYFHLADRLVRMENGQVIAVESPSGS, from the coding sequence TTGCTTACCTATCTCATTCAACAGTCGCGCAACCTGATGATCGGCGCGGCAGTGGCAAGTGTGCTCAGTGGCATCTGCAGCGTCTTGCTGCTGACGCAGATCACCGCGGCGTTGACGGCGGCATCACCGGCCGAGCGCGCCGTGCTGGCTTGGCGGTTCGCGGGATTCGCGGTGGTGGCGATGGTCAGCCAGATGGTCGCGTCCGTGCTGTTCGAGCGCTTGAATCAGCGGGCGCATGCGGACATGCGGCGCTTCATTTCCGGCCGCGTGATCGATGCGGAGTATCGCCGCCTGGAAGAGATTGGCGGGCCGCGTGTGCAGTCGGCGCTGTCCGAGCACAGCACGCAAGTGGCCGAATTTTTTGTGAGCTTTCCGACGATCCTGGTCAACGCCATCATCGTGACGGGCTGCCTCGTCTACATGGCGCTGCTGTCGTGGTACGTGTTTTTGGCGGCGGTGGTGGTGATCGGGCTGGGCTCGGTCGGCTATCACCTGGCCCACCTGCGCGCGATCCGGCATCTGGACGTGGCGTCGAAAGAGCAGGACAAGCTGTTCGATCACTTCCGGTCCTTGATGGACGGCGCAAAGGAATTGCGGCTGCATGCCGGCAAGCGGCGGCGCTTTGCGGACACGGTGCTGGGCGGGTCGATCGAGACGGTGCGTCGTGAACGTGCATTCGGCATGTCGGTGTTCCTGGTGTCGACGGCCTGGGGCAATTTCCTGATCTACGCGTTTATCGGGTTGGTGCTGTTCGTGTTGGTGGGGGACGTGCCTGAGCGCGGGCGGGTCATGACCGGCTTTGCGCTGGTGTTCGTGTACATGGTGGCGCCGCTGGAGAACCTGCTGATGGCGCTGCCGCGCGCGAACATGGCGCGGGTGTCGGGCGCGCGTATTGATGAGATCACGCAGCAGCTGGATCGGACGACGCTGGATGATGCGTCGCGGGATCTGGCGTCATCAACCGGACCCCGCCGCGGCACGCCGTCCTTGGCATCGACGGGGCTGCCGTACCCAGCCCCGGCAGATTTGCCGCACCCAGCATCGACAGAGTTGCCGTTTGCGGGCCTGGCGCTGCGGGACGTCTGCCATACCTACTACCACGAAGGTCTGGATGACCTGTTCAAGCTGGGCCCGATCGCGTTGACATTCGCGCCCGGCGAAATCACATACCTGGTTGGCGGCAACGGGAGCGGAAAGACCTCCCTGGCCAAGTTGCTGGTGGGGCTGTATCAGCCGGAAAGCGGCGAGATCCTGTGCAACGGGGACTTGGTGACGGACGCCAATCGGGACCGGTATCGGCAGAATTTTTCAGCGATCTTTTCCGACTTCCATCTGTTCGATCAATTGCTCGAAGGAGCGTCGGCCGATAGGGATGCGCAGGGCAATGCCTTGCTGACCAAGCTCAATCTGCATCACAAGGTGCAGGTGATCAATGGCGCATTCACGACGCGCGCCTTGTCGCAGGGGCAGCGCAAGCGCCTGGCGCTGGTGGTGGCCTACCTGGAAGACCGACCTTTCCTGGTGTTCGACGAATGGGCGGCCGACCAGGATCCGGTGTTCAAGGACGTGTTCTATCGCGAGTTGCTGCCCGAGTTGCGTGCGCGGGGCAAGGCAGTGCTGGTGATCTCGCACGATGACCGGTATTTCCATCTGGCCGACCGGCTGGTCCGGATGGAGAACGGGCAGGTGATCGCCGTCGAGAGCCCGAGCGGATCTTGA